In one Candidatus Polarisedimenticolaceae bacterium genomic region, the following are encoded:
- a CDS encoding lipid-binding SYLF domain-containing protein → MKAIPIVLASLLSALPIVASDRGAEQERLQKAESVVKAALESPDKGIPRELLERAECVGVFPDVKKAAFIVGGQGGRGIFTCRDEDGELGAPAFFKLAGGSVGWQFGGQEADVVLLIMNRDGMKNLLQDKFAIGGEASATAGPVGRDAKAATDAQLQAQMLSWSRSQGLFLGASLSGSVIRPDAEANAKYYGKEVTANGILVKHEVRVPRESRPFVSLLNKIADRG, encoded by the coding sequence ATGAAAGCGATCCCGATCGTCCTCGCGTCGTTGCTGTCGGCGCTTCCCATCGTCGCCTCCGACCGGGGGGCGGAGCAGGAGAGGCTCCAGAAGGCCGAGTCCGTCGTGAAGGCGGCGCTCGAGTCCCCGGACAAGGGAATCCCGCGCGAGCTTCTCGAGCGCGCGGAATGCGTCGGGGTCTTCCCCGACGTGAAGAAGGCGGCGTTCATCGTCGGCGGCCAGGGCGGCCGCGGCATCTTCACCTGCCGCGACGAGGACGGCGAGCTCGGAGCGCCGGCGTTCTTCAAGCTCGCCGGCGGCAGCGTCGGGTGGCAGTTCGGCGGCCAGGAGGCCGACGTGGTGCTGCTCATCATGAACCGTGACGGCATGAAGAACCTGCTCCAGGACAAGTTCGCGATCGGCGGCGAGGCGTCGGCGACGGCCGGACCCGTGGGCCGCGACGCGAAGGCCGCAACCGACGCGCAGCTCCAGGCGCAGATGTTGTCGTGGTCGCGGTCCCAGGGCCTGTTCCTCGGGGCCTCCCTCTCCGGCAGCGTCATCCGTCCGGATGCCGAGGCCAACGCCAAGTACTACGGGAAGGAAGTCACCGCGAACGGGATCCTCGTGAAACACGAGGTCCGCGTCCCGCGGGAGTCCCGACCGTTCGTCAGCTTGCTGAACAAGATCGCGGACCGGGGCTGA